A single region of the Hoeflea prorocentri genome encodes:
- a CDS encoding cyclic nucleotide-binding domain-containing protein translates to MRPSDLPQVRSLELFESMSDSNFEKLMQAAYLQTFPAQLELITEGDPADFLYIVIEGCVELFARTNGRESTMGMVRPVGTFILAAVLKDAVYLMSARTCQRCKLLMVPSENIRDAFQNDEAFARAIVIELASCYRVVVKEHKDLKLRTAVERLANRLLRYNIDQGENGAIELPHDKRTLASLLGMTPENLSRAFNTLKPYGVIVHGNRISLEDISSLETLAKPNPLIDDRLT, encoded by the coding sequence GTGCGCCCGTCCGACCTGCCACAGGTGAGATCGCTGGAACTTTTCGAAAGTATGAGCGATTCGAATTTCGAGAAGCTGATGCAGGCCGCCTATTTGCAGACGTTCCCCGCTCAGCTCGAGCTGATCACCGAAGGCGATCCGGCCGATTTTCTCTATATTGTGATTGAAGGCTGCGTGGAGCTTTTTGCCCGGACCAACGGGCGGGAATCAACCATGGGAATGGTGCGCCCGGTGGGCACATTCATCCTCGCCGCTGTCCTGAAGGATGCAGTCTATCTAATGTCCGCCAGGACATGCCAACGCTGCAAACTGCTGATGGTTCCCTCGGAGAATATTCGTGACGCGTTCCAGAACGACGAAGCCTTTGCGCGCGCCATCGTCATTGAACTTGCAAGCTGCTATCGCGTCGTCGTCAAGGAACACAAGGATCTGAAGCTTCGCACGGCCGTTGAGCGCCTTGCCAACCGGCTTTTGCGTTACAACATTGACCAGGGCGAGAACGGCGCGATCGAACTGCCCCATGACAAACGCACGCTCGCGTCTCTGCTCGGCATGACACCGGAAAACCTCTCGCGCGCATTCAACACCTTGAAACCTTATGGTGTGATCGTCCACGGCAACAGGATCAGCCTTGAAGACATCTCCTCTCTTGAGACACTGGCAAAACCCAATCCGCTCATCGACGACCGCCTGACCTGA